One part of the Populus alba chromosome 18, ASM523922v2, whole genome shotgun sequence genome encodes these proteins:
- the LOC118034300 gene encoding probable protein phosphatase 2C 27 isoform X2, translating into MTSLESICEDRVVTERKQNLLTDFFPTLRSGEWSDIGGRPYMEDTHICISDLAKKFGYSLLSEHAISFYGVFDGHGGKTAAHFVREHLPRVIVEDADFPVKLEKVVTRSFIEIDAAFEKSCSLESSRSSGTTALTAMIFGRSLLVANAGDCRAVLSRGGAAKEMSEDHRPCCVKERTRIESLGGFIDDGYLNGQLAVTRALGDWHLEGMKKKGDRSGPLIAEPELKLVTLTKEDEFLIIGSDGVWDVYSNQNAVDFVRKRLQEHNDLKRCCREMVGEALKRGATDNLTVVIVSFHSDPPPPVVVQRARVRRSISAEGLQNLKCLLEGSA; encoded by the exons ATGACTTCG TTGGAAAGCATTTGTGAGGATAGAGTGGTCACAGAAAGGAAACAGAATCTGTTAACAGATTTTTTTCCCACCCTTCGCTCAGGAGAGTGGTCTGATATTGGTGGTCGGCCTTATATGGAAGATACGCACATTTGCATTAGTGACTTGGCTAAGAAGTTTGGTTACAGTTTACTAAGCGAGCATGCTATTTCTTTCTATGGT GTATTTGATGGGCATGGAGGAAAGACTGCAGCACATTTTGTACGCGAGCATTTACCAAGAGTCATTGTTGAGGATGCCGATTTCCCTGTAAAACTTGAGAAAGTGGTTACAAGATCATTCATTGAGATTGATGCTGCATTTGAAAAGTCATGCTCCCTTGAGTCAAGCCGTTCTTCTGGCACTACTGCACTTACTGCAATGATATTTGGGAG GTCATTACTAGTGGCAAATGCTGGTGATTGTCGGGCAGTATTATCACGGGGTGGAGCAGCGAAGGAAATGTCAGAGGATCATAGACCTTGCTGCGTGAAAGAAAGGACAAGAATTGAGTCCTTGGGTGGATTCATCGACGATGGTTATCTAAATGGTCAGTTAGCTGTTACCCGTGCATTAGGTGACTGGCACCTTGAAGGAATGAAGAAAAAGGGTGACAGAAGTGGGCCCTTAATTGCTGAACCAGAACTTAAATTGGTTACACTGACCAAGGAAGATGAGTTCTTGATAATCGGAAGTGATGGAGTATGGGATGTATATTCAAATCAAAATGCAGTAGATTTTGTTCGGAAGAGACTTCAAGAGCACAATGATTTGAAGCGATGCTGCAGAGAAATGGTAGGGGAAGCATTAAAACGGGGAGCAACTGACAACTTGACAGTTGTAATTGTTAGCTTTCACTCAGACCCACCGCCACCAGTGGTAGTACAGAGGGCAAGAGTCAGGCGAAGCATTTCCGCCGAGGGGCTTCAGAATCTCAAATGCTTGCTAGAAGGTAGTGCTTAA
- the LOC118034300 gene encoding probable protein phosphatase 2C 27 isoform X1, with protein sequence MENFDQDSSLISSSGGISVANSYPLESICEDRVVTERKQNLLTDFFPTLRSGEWSDIGGRPYMEDTHICISDLAKKFGYSLLSEHAISFYGVFDGHGGKTAAHFVREHLPRVIVEDADFPVKLEKVVTRSFIEIDAAFEKSCSLESSRSSGTTALTAMIFGRSLLVANAGDCRAVLSRGGAAKEMSEDHRPCCVKERTRIESLGGFIDDGYLNGQLAVTRALGDWHLEGMKKKGDRSGPLIAEPELKLVTLTKEDEFLIIGSDGVWDVYSNQNAVDFVRKRLQEHNDLKRCCREMVGEALKRGATDNLTVVIVSFHSDPPPPVVVQRARVRRSISAEGLQNLKCLLEGSA encoded by the exons ATGGAGAATTTTGATCAAGACTCTTCTTTGATTAGTTCTAGTGGCGGGATCAGTGTCGCCAACTCTTATCCT TTGGAAAGCATTTGTGAGGATAGAGTGGTCACAGAAAGGAAACAGAATCTGTTAACAGATTTTTTTCCCACCCTTCGCTCAGGAGAGTGGTCTGATATTGGTGGTCGGCCTTATATGGAAGATACGCACATTTGCATTAGTGACTTGGCTAAGAAGTTTGGTTACAGTTTACTAAGCGAGCATGCTATTTCTTTCTATGGT GTATTTGATGGGCATGGAGGAAAGACTGCAGCACATTTTGTACGCGAGCATTTACCAAGAGTCATTGTTGAGGATGCCGATTTCCCTGTAAAACTTGAGAAAGTGGTTACAAGATCATTCATTGAGATTGATGCTGCATTTGAAAAGTCATGCTCCCTTGAGTCAAGCCGTTCTTCTGGCACTACTGCACTTACTGCAATGATATTTGGGAG GTCATTACTAGTGGCAAATGCTGGTGATTGTCGGGCAGTATTATCACGGGGTGGAGCAGCGAAGGAAATGTCAGAGGATCATAGACCTTGCTGCGTGAAAGAAAGGACAAGAATTGAGTCCTTGGGTGGATTCATCGACGATGGTTATCTAAATGGTCAGTTAGCTGTTACCCGTGCATTAGGTGACTGGCACCTTGAAGGAATGAAGAAAAAGGGTGACAGAAGTGGGCCCTTAATTGCTGAACCAGAACTTAAATTGGTTACACTGACCAAGGAAGATGAGTTCTTGATAATCGGAAGTGATGGAGTATGGGATGTATATTCAAATCAAAATGCAGTAGATTTTGTTCGGAAGAGACTTCAAGAGCACAATGATTTGAAGCGATGCTGCAGAGAAATGGTAGGGGAAGCATTAAAACGGGGAGCAACTGACAACTTGACAGTTGTAATTGTTAGCTTTCACTCAGACCCACCGCCACCAGTGGTAGTACAGAGGGCAAGAGTCAGGCGAAGCATTTCCGCCGAGGGGCTTCAGAATCTCAAATGCTTGCTAGAAGGTAGTGCTTAA
- the LOC118034301 gene encoding putative glycerol-3-phosphate transporter 5, producing MQSKTQILAPAFTLFPSLKPPNKTLTFHQFTVLAITFLAYASFHASRKPPSIVKGVLGPKIQLNSSTIESNLTSLESNGTGWAPFNGPKGTHRLGELDLAFLSAYSIGMYFAGHVGDRIDLRLFLVFGMVGSGLLTIIFGLGYWFNVHLLGYFVSVQILCGLFQSIGWPCVVAVVGNWFGKDKRGLIMGIWTSHTSVGNIIGSVVASGVLEFGWGWSFVVPGVLVILAGVLVFLFLVVSPEDIGFETPGKEIEMDVEVNGLENLEKVESEEAGLLGEENLDSTAAIGFLEAWRLPGVAPFAFCLFFSKLVAYTFLYWLPFYISHTDVAGVHVSHKTAGILSTVFDIGGVFGGVLAGFVSDVIEARAVTSMVFLLLSIPALVLYRVYGSVSMLLNNALMFLSGLLVNGPYALITTAVAADLGTQDLIKGNSRALATVSAIIDGTGSVGAAVGPLLAGYISTRGWNSVFLMLIVSIFLASLFLIRVAKTEIKGLLNDGKWLPNNATAQ from the exons ATGCAATCGAAAACCCAAATTCTTGCTCCAGCTTTTACCCTTTTCCCATCTCTTAAACCTCCAAACAAGACCCTAACTTTTCACCAATTTACAGTCTTAGCCATCACCTTTCTCGCTTATGCTTCATTTCATGCCTCAAGAAAGCCACCAAGTATTGTAAAAGGTGTGCTTGGACCCAAAATTCAATTGAACTCTTCAACGATCGAGTCTAATTTAACTTCATTAGAATCCAATGGTACTGGTTGGGCTCCCTTTAATGGCCCTAAAGGGACTCACCGGCTTGGTGagcttgatcttgcatttttgTCTGCATATTCAATAGGAATGTATTTTGCAGGACATGTTGGTGATAGGATTGATTTAaggttgtttcttgtttttggaaTGGTGGGTAGTGGTCTTTTGACCATTATTTTTGGGTTAGGTTATTGGTTTAATGTACATTTGTTAGGATATTTTGTGAGTGTGCAGATTTTGTGTGGTTTGTTTCAGTCTATAGGGTGGCCTTGTGTggtggcagtggttgggaaTTGGTTTGGGAAAGATAAGAGAGGGTTGATAATGGGGATATGGACTTCCCATACATCGGTAGGGAACATCATTGGGTCGGTTGTGGCATCTGGGGTTTTGGAGTTTGGTTGGGGTTGGTCATTTGTGGTGCCCGGAGTTTTGGTGATTTTAGCTGGGGTTTTAGTGTTCCTGTTTCTTGTTGTTAGTCCTGAAGATATTGGATTTGAGACTCCAGGGAAGGAGATTGAAATGGATGTGGAGGTGAATGGTTTGGAGAATTTGGAGAAGGTGGAATCAGAAGAAGCAGGGCTTCTTGGGGAGGAAAACTTGGATTCTACCGCAGCCATCGGATTCCTGGAGGCTTGGAGATTACCTGGTGTGGCACCATTTGCTTTCTGCCTCTTCTTTTCAAAGCTAGTGGCGTACACTTTTCTATATTGGTTGCCCTTCTACATAAGTCACACAG ATGTTGCTGGCGTGCATGTGTCCCACAAGACTGCTGGAATTCTTTCAACGGTATTCGATATTGGAGGAGTCTTTGGCGGAGTTTTGGCAGGATTTGTATCTGATGTGATTGAAGCTCGTGCAGTGACTTCAATGGTATTCTTGCTCCTATCAATTCCAGCCCTTGTTCTGTACCGGGTTTATGGAAGCGTGTCTATGCTCCTCAATAATGCTTTGATGTTTCTTTCTGGATTGCTTGTAAATGGCCCGTATGCTCTAATTACTACAGCTGTTGCAGCTGATCTTGGTACTCAAGACTTGATTAAAGGAAATTCCCGGGCCTTAGCTACTGTGTCTGCAATTATAGATGGCACTGGTTCTGTTGGGGCAGCTGTTGGCCCCCTTCTGGCAGGGTACATCTCCACAAGAGGATGGAACAGTGTCTTTCTTATGCTTATTGTTTCTATATTCCTTGCGAGTTTGTTCTTGATTCGAGTTGCGAAAACTGAGATTAAAGGGTTGCTGAACGATGGAAAATGGCTTCCAAACAATGCAACTGCTCAATGA
- the LOC118034299 gene encoding small ribosomal subunit protein uS17, giving the protein MAEQTEKAFLKQPKVFLSSKKSGKGKRPGKGGNRFWKSIGLSFKTPREAIEGIYIDKKCPFTGTVSIRGRILAGTCHSAKMVRTIIVRRNYLHWVKKYQRYEKRHSNIPAHVSPCFRVKEGDHVIIGQCRPLSKTVRFNVLKVIPAGSAAGGKKAFTGM; this is encoded by the exons ATGGCTGAGCAG ACTGAAAAGGCATTTTTGAAACAACCCAAAGTGTTTCTCAG TTCGAAGAAATCTGGGAAAGGAAAGAGGCCTGGAAAAGGTGGAAACAGATTCTGGAAGAGTATTGGATTGAGTTTCAAGACTCCCAGAGAAGCCATTGAAG GaatttatattgataaaaaatgcCCCTTCACTGGCACTGTTTCTATTCGAGGTCGTATCTTAGCTGGAACTTGTCATAGTGCCAAGATGGTGAGGACAATTATTGTTAGGCGGAACTATCTTCACTGGGTCAAGAAATACCAAAG ATATGAGAAGAGGCATTCAAATATTCCAGCACACGTATCCCCATGCTTCCGTGTGAAGGAAGGCGATCATGTCATCATCGGACAATGCAG GCCACTGTCCAAGACTGTTAGATTTAATGTATTGAAAGTGATTCCCGCTGGCTCTGCTGCTGGTGGGAAGAAGGCCTTCACAGGAATGTGA